A window of Tursiops truncatus isolate mTurTru1 chromosome 8, mTurTru1.mat.Y, whole genome shotgun sequence contains these coding sequences:
- the P2RX3 gene encoding P2X purinoceptor 3: protein MNCISDFFTYETTKSVVVKSWTIGIINRAVQLLIISYFVGWVFLHEKAYQVRDTAIESSVVTKVKGFGHYANRVMDVSDYVTPPQGTSVFVIITKMIVTENQMQGFCPESEEKFRCVSDSQCQPERFPGVGILTGRCVNYSSELRTCEIQGWCPAEVDTVEMPVMMEAENFTIFIKNSIRFPLFNFEKGNLLPSLTATDLKTCRFHPDKAPFCPILRVGDVVKFAGQNFAKLASTGGVLGIKIGWVCDLDKAWDQCIPKYSFTRLDSVSEKSSVSPGYNFRFAKYYKTENGSEYRTLLKAFGIRFDVLVYGNAGKFDIIPTIISSVAAFTSVGVGTVLCDIILLNFLKGADHYKAKKFEEVNETTLKVMALANPVYPSDQTTEEKQSTDSGAYSIGH from the exons ATGAACTGCATCTCAGATTTCTTCACCTACGAGACCACCAAGTCGGTGGTTGTGAAGAGCTGGACCATCGGGATCATCAACCGAGCCGTTCAGCTGCTGATCATCTCCTACTTCGTGGG GTGGGTTTTCTTGCACGAGAAGGCGTACCAGGTGCGGGACACAGCCATTGAGTCCTCGGTGGTGACCAAGGTGAAGGGCTTTGGACACTATGCCAACCGAGTCATGGACGTGTCTGATTATGTGACCCCACCCCAG GGCACCTCCGTGTTTGTCATAATCACAAAGATGATTGTAACCGAAAACCAGATGCAAGGATTCTGCCcagag AGCGAGGAGAAGTTCCGCTGTGTGTCAGACAGCCAGTGCCAGCCCGAGCGCTTCCCAGGGGTGG GGATCCTCACGGGCCGCTGCGTGAACTACAGCTCTGAGCTCCGGACCTGTGAGATCCAGGGCTGGTGCCCCGCCGAGGTGGACACGGTGGAGAT GCCTGTCATGATGGAAGCTGAGAACTTCACTATTTTCATCAAGAACAGCATCCGCTTCCCCCTCTTCAACTTTGAGAA gggaAACCTCCTTCCCAGCCTGACTGCCACCGACCTGAAGACATGCCGCTTCCACCCCGACAAGGCCCCCTTCTGCCCCATCTTGCGGGTGGGAGATGTGGTCAAGTTCGCGGGGCAGAATTTTGCCAAATTGGCCAGCACG GGGGGAGTTCTGGGCATTAAGATCGGCTGGGTGTGCGACCTGGACAAGGCTTGGGACCAGTGCATCCCCAAATATTCCTTCACCCGGCTCGACAGCGTTTCTGAGAAGAGCAGCGTCTCCCCAGGCTACAACTTCAG GTTTGCCAAGTACTACAAGACAGAGAACGGCAGTGAGTACCGCACGCTTCTGAAGGCTTTCGGCATCCGCTTCGACGTGCTGGTGTATGGAAAT GCTGGCAAGTTTGACATCATTCCCACGATCATCAGCTCCGTGGCAGCCTTCACCTCTGTGGGAGTG GGGACTGTCCTCTGCGACATCATCCTGCTAAACTTCCTCAAGGGGGCCGACCATTACAAAGCCAAGAAGTTTGAGGAG GTGAATGAGACCACGCTGAAGGTCATGGCCTTGGCCAACCCCGTGTACCCCAGCGACCAGACCACAGAGGAGAAGCAGTCCACGGACTCAGGCGCCTACTCCATTGGCCACTAG
- the LOC101330057 gene encoding proteoglycan 3 — translation MKCSLLLPLLLLGTVSALYLENDASHLGSRETQADLGQDLEGSGEQEGELALNYGALESEGEDAVASSYQDAFEDEGAMESDPAALDKDLQCPKEEDTVQLPGSPGCKTCRFLVVRTPSKFWDAQNTCRRCYRGNLVSIHSYSFNYRIQCGVSSINQGQVWIGGYKSWFTRGNKFRWTNGSCWNFSYWASKQPRNGCGRCVALCTKGGRWRRAPCKRRLPFVCAF, via the exons ATGAAAtgctccctgcttctgccccttCTCCTGCTGGGGACAGTTTCTGCTCTTTATCTGG AGAATGATGCCTCCCATCTGGGCAGCAGAGAGACACAGGCTGACCTGGGCCAGGATCTGGAAGGTTCGGGGGAACAGGAGGGAGAGCTGGCCCTGAATTATGGAGCGCTTGAATCAGAGGGAGAGGACGCTGTGGCTTCCAGCTATCAAGATGCGTTTGAGGATGAGGGGGCCATGGAGTCAGACCCAGCTGCCCTGGACAAGGATTTGCAGTGCCCTAAGGAAGAGGACACAGTTCAGCTTCCAGGCAGCCCTGGGTGCAAGACCTGCCGCTTCCTGGTGGTGCGGACCCCGAGCAAGTTTTGGGATGCTCAG AATACATGCAGGAGGTGCTACCGAGGCAACCTCGTCTCCATCCACAGCTACAGTTTCAACTATCGCATCCAGTGCGGGGTCAGTAGCATTAACCAAGGACAGGTCTGGATTGGAGGCTACAAGTCCTGG TTCACGCGGGGCAACAAATTTCGCTGGACTAATGGCAGTTGCTGGAACTTTAGTTACTGGGCCTCAAAGCAACCTCGGAATGGGTGTGGCCGTTGTGTGGCCCTGTGCACCAAAG GGGGTCGGTGGCGACGAGCTCCATGCAAAAGACGTCTGCCCTTCGTCTGCGCCTTCTAA